One window of the Rosa rugosa chromosome 3, drRosRugo1.1, whole genome shotgun sequence genome contains the following:
- the LOC133736576 gene encoding linoleate 9S-lipoxygenase 5-like, with product MQHQQHHQGRSSLRDCSSTSNPQSRHNIIKGEIIIVQSDKKSGSGRSASIRIYSCTEVDPKTGKGKLSEQAYLKRGKTKTSCGERTTTYNVKFHVEPNFGTPGALVVRNPKNNRFFLKYAAVQIQNSQIIQFDCYSWVYSFKKTKNFDRIFFSNTKYLPSQTPQALMKLRKEELGSLRGNGSGERKEWDRIYDYDYYNDLGDPDKGPEHKRPVLGGSALLPYPRRGRTGRPSSNADPLTESRPCTTNLDIYVPPDERFSPKKKSEFISNSIQAALHFLILEGKGSKHLESFDEIHAMFSANESLVIEGSLKEKLKAMVPNELYKDTTHAIKKTLKFPLPQILAENEFAWKDDEEFGRQMLAGVNPARIQSLEVFPPQSKHGAVSSIQSSHIEHNLDGLTVAQAMNYWRILILDHHDYLMPFLSRINTNDVCIYASRTLLFLKSDSTLRPLAIELSLPGSPRGNEINRVLVPASQGEAAALWHYAKAHVAVNDSVYHQLVSHWLHTHAVVEPFIIATRRQLSLMHPIHWLLDPHFKDTMHANALARSKLINSGGIFEKILFSAEISMQLSAELYKEWRFDEQALPADLLKRGMALQDPDPDNPTGIQLLFQDYPYGADGLEIWIAIQAWVTDFCMLFYADDASVRSDEEVQAWWSEIRNVGHGDKRNETWWYEMTSRKDLIQALTTLIWIASALHASVNFGQYAYNGYPLNRTTLCRRFIPQEGTFEYAEFLGDPDKYYLNMLPERDKMILGIAIAEVLSKHTSDEVYLGQRLSSLSIKNEEIGQKFEKFNRELQNIEKRIEDKNADTKLKNRQGCAKMPYMLLYPDTSNVESKGGSTGKGIPNSISI from the exons ATGCAACACCAGCAGCACCACCAGGGTCGATCTAGCCTCCGAGATTGCTCGAGTACTTCTAACCCACAAAGCAGACATAACATCATCAAAGGAGAAATCATCATTGTCCAAAGTGATAAAAAATCAGGTTCGGGGAGATCAGCTTCTATTCGGATATATAGCTGTACAGAAGTCGATCCAA AAACTGGAAAAGGAAAGTTGAGTGAGCAAGCATACCTCAAACGTGGAAAAACCAAAACAAGTTGTGGTGAAAGAACTACAACATATAATGTCAAGTTCCATGTTGAGCCAAACTTCGGGACTCCAGGAGCTCTGGTCGTAAGAAACCCAAAGAACAACAGATTTTTCCTCAAATATGCAGCTGTCCAAATTCAGAACAGTCAAATTATCCAGTTCGACTGTTACTCATGGGTATACTCATTCAAAAAGACCAAGAATTTTGATCGGATTTTCTTCTCAAACACT AAATATCTTCCAAGCCAAACACCCCAAGCTCTCATGAAACTGAGAAAGGAAGAACTTGGTAGCTTGAGAGGAAATGGAAGTGGGGAGAGGAAAGAATGGGATCGAATTTACGACTATGACTACTACAATGATCTTGGTGATCCTGATAAAGGTCCAGAACACAAGAGACCTGTCTTGGGTGGGTCTGCATTACTTCCCTATCCTCGCAGAGGAAGAACTGGTCGCCCTTCTAGCAATGCAG ATCCTTTGACTGAGAGCCGGCCATGTACCACTAACCTGGATATATATGTTCCCCCGGATGAGAGGTTCAGCCCCAAGAAAAAATCTGAGTTCATATCCAATTCAATCCAGGCAGCTCTGCATTTCCTGATCCTTGAGGGAAAGGGTTCCAAGCATCTTGAGTCATTTGATGAGATACACGCCATGTTTTCTGCAAACGAGAGCCTAGTGATTGAGGGGTCGCTCAAAGAGAAACTGAAAGCTATGGTACCAAACGAGCTTTATAAAGATACTACACATGCAATCAAGAAAACCTTGAAATTTCCACTTCCTCAAATACTAGCAG AAAATGAATTTGCATGGAAGGATGACGAAGAGTTTGGGCGCCAAATGCTTGCAGGAGTTAATCCAGCACGAATACAATCCCTGGAG GTATTTCCTCCGCAAAGCAAACATGGAGCTGTGAGCTCAATACAGTCATCACACATAGAGCACAACCTTGATGGCCTGACTGTTGCCCAG GCAATGAACTACTGGAGGATACTCATCTTGGATCACCATGACTATCTCATGCCCTTCTTGAGCAGAATCAACACAAACGACGTTTGTATCTATGCATCCCGCACACTACTTTTTTTGAAGAGTGATTCCACGCTAAGGCCACTAGCAATTGAACTTAGTTTGCCAGGCTCACCTAGAGGTAATGAGATCAATCGGGTACTTGTTCCAGCTAGTCAGGGTGAAGCAGCAGCACTGTGGCACTATGCTAAGGCTCATGTTGCAGTTAATGACTCTGTTTATCATCAACTGGTCAGTCATTG GTTGCATACACATGCAGTGGTCGAGCCGTTCATCATTGCTACTAGAAGACAGCTAAGTTTGATGCATCCAATCCATTGGCTACTAGATCCTCATTTCAAAGACACCATGCACGCGAATGCACTGGCCCGAAGCAAACTCATTAACTCTGGAGGAATCTTTGAGAAGATACTGTTTTCGGCTGAAATCTCCATGCAGCTATCAGCTGAGCTATACAAAGAGTGGAGATTTGATGAGCAAGCCCTTCCTGCTGATCTACTTAAAAG AGGTATGGCCCTACAAGACCCTGATCCAGATAACCCTACTGGGATTCAGCTCCTGTTCCAGGACTATCCCTATGGTGCAGATGGACTTGAGATATGGATAGCCATCCAGGCATGGGTTACAGATTTTTGCATGCTCTTCTATGCTGATGATGCTTCTGTAAGATCTGATGAAGAAGTCCAAGCATGGTGGTCAGAAATTCGAAATGTTGGCCACGGTGATAAGCGCAATGAGACATGGTGGTATGAAATGACATCACGGAAGGACCTAATCCAAGCTTTGACAACTTTGATATGGATTGCATCTGCCCTTCATGCTTCAGTGAACTTTGGGCAATATGCATATAATGGTTATCCTCTAAATCGTACCACACTATGCCGAAGGTTCATTCCACAGGAAGGAACATTTGAGTATGCTGAGTTCTTAGGGGATCCAGACAAATACTATCTCAACATGTTGCCTGAAAGAGATAAGATGATCTTGGGTATAGCAATAGCAGAGGTACTCTCAAAACACACATCTGATGAAGTGTATTTGGGCCAGAGGTTATCATCATTATCAATAAAGAATGAAGAGATTGGCCAGAAGTTTGAAAAGTTCAACAGAGAACTTCAAAATATAGAGAAAAGAATTGAGGACAAGAATGCCGATACCAAGCTTAAAAACAGACAGGGCTGTGCCAAGATGCCTTACATGCTTTTGTACCCTGATACCTCCAATGTTGAATCCAAGGGGGGCAGCACGGGGAAGGGGATTCCTAATAGTATATCCATTTGA
- the LOC133736581 gene encoding uncharacterized protein LOC133736581: protein MASASTFLSHPNPYTNDAVFSSSRSRFQSFSSRSNFYGSKFTSKPISLSTSGTRPVRPKPASSSASEPHQTFDVLIIGAGIIGLTIARQFLIGSDLSVAVIDKAVPCSGATGAGQGYIWMAHKTPSSDLWELGLRSQRLWEELAESLIEQGLDPLEHLGWKKTGSLLVGRTPEELEVLKKMVKQQCEAGVRSEYLSATDLRVKEPELRVDKDTGAAFLPDDSQLDAHRAVEFLEKGNRLYSSEGRYAEFYNDPVMSLLRSGGSGEVEAIKTSRTILHCRKAIVVAAGCWSGSLMQDLIRESEIVLDVPVKPRKGHLLVLENFNSFQLNHGLMEVGYVDHQTTVQLPNMLAPSLLDQSLSVSMTATMDTVGNIVLGSSRQFAGFGTEVEETIISRIWDRAGEFFPKLREKPLSDISKSREVRVGLRPYMPDGKPVIGPVPGLPNLFLATGHEGNGLSMSLGTAEMLAHMVLGNAEKISSAPFAAHGRC, encoded by the exons ATGGCTTCAGCTTCGACCTTTCTCTCACACCCAAACCCTTACACAAACGACGCCGTATTCTCTTCTTCACGAAGTCGGTTCCAATCCTTCAGCTCTCGATCAAACTTCTATGGCTCCAAATTCACATCCAAACCGATTTCCTTGTCCACCTCCGGAACCCGACCCGTCCGACCCAAACCCGCTAGTTCTTCGGCCTCGGAACCGCACCAAACGTTCGATGTTTTGATTATCGGAGCTGGAATCATCGGGTTGACCATAGCCCGGCAGTTCCTGATCGGGTCGGACCTATCCGTTGCCGTGATTGACAAGGCTGTCCCCTGCTCTGGTGCCACCGGCGccg GGCAGGGGTATATATGGATGGCACACAAAACACCAAGCAGCGACCTGTGGGAGCTGGGACTCAGAAGCCAGAGACTTTGGGAGGAATTGGCTGAGAGCCTAATTGAGCAGGGGTTGGACCCTCTAGAACATTTGGGGTGGAAGAAAACAG GGAGCTTGCTAGTTGGTAGAACTCCTGAGGAGTTGGAGGTGTTAAAAAAGATGGTGAAGCAGCAATGTGAAGCTGGGGTAAGATCAGAGTACTTGTCGGCTACTGACTTGCGTGTTAAGGAACCTGAATTGAGGGTTGATAAAGATACTGGGGCTGCTTTTCTGCCTGATGATTCCCAACTGGATGCTCATCGTGCCGTGGAGTTTCTTGAAAAG GGAAATAGGCTTTATTCATCAGAGGGTAGATATGCGGAGTTTTATAACGATCCAGTGATGAGTTTACTGAG ATCTGGTGGCAGTGGGGAGGTTGAGGCTATTAAGACTTCCAGGACTATCTTACACTGTAGAAAGGCCATTGTGGTGGCAGCTGGTTGTTGGAGTGGATCATTGATGCAGGACCTGATTAGAGAATCAGAAATTGTACTGGACGTCCCTGTGAAACCACGAAAG GGTCACCTTCTAGTGCTTGagaattttaattcctttcaaCTCAATCATGGTCTGATGGAGGTGGGATATGTTGATCATCAAACTACAGTTCAGCTTCCTAACATGTTGGCTCCTAGCTTGCTTGATCAGAGCTTGTCTGTTTCAATGACAGCCACTATGGATACAGTAGGGAACATTGTTCTCG GGAGCAGCCGCCAATTTGCTGGGTTCGGCACTGAAGTGGAAGAAACCATCATCAGTCGTATATGGGATCGAGCTGGAGAATTCTTTCCAAAATTAAGAGAGAAGCCTCTTTCAGATATCAGTAAGAGCAGAGAAGTGAGAGTAGGATTACGACCTTACA TGCCTGATGGGAAGCCAGTGATTGGGCCTGTGCCAGGTTTGCCAAACTTGTTCCTTGCCACTGGGCATGAAGGGAATGGACTTTCTATG TCTCTAGGAACTGCTGAAATGCTTGCACATATGGTGCTAGGCAATGCTGAGAAGATTAGTTCTGCACCTTTTGCTGCTCATGGTCGATGTTGA
- the LOC133736577 gene encoding poly(A)-specific ribonuclease PARN-like, which yields MATLIRRRLLCTSAKAGKKWAVKEVTKANFSEAVEEFKDDLAGSDFVAVSLQKTGSFSAGWHRALPFDTNDTAYLKAKYAAERFQVLQFAACPFSLRASKLTAHPYNFILFPRDELKVGMPSYSFSVQTSHLTYMAQEGFDFNACIYDGISYLSKAQESAAKVRIGNPTPGNYVVDSSLTHTVADTIFIERIKSRVKHWKNACKKSGSRTDDALLSSLRKLVMGTEIYGSRPCMNIDVCSERQVQLALEMLKEFSDELVPLIIPANGGGTQSVRVVLTSSKEDKDLFERELQNVVEEQNKRVRGFREVIDLISASQKPVVSHNSLNDFTFIHSKFLSPLPANVDEFTGSLSLVFPHILDINHLMKNIGPLRKVTNRPAAISYLNNHYFAPIDLETLPQENEGKIHRHNVVKMCYLFAKLCTILKIPENAKLSNNHLLAPALDVYTNISNPFSDIPQESINEDIRIWRNNMRKISCDNLVFLWGFRSGLTAGMLKSMLHKSHDVFSEDFDVRLVDKSCAIVVFWQPGLSGTFLDVVSDEAICGSLREMVSEGLRATSYRTYKRVCKLGLWEADLAESLDKALEDPDYSMEADSTTNGREILWSTDSMINFDDL from the exons ATGGCGACTCTGATACGGCGGCGTTTGCTCTGCACGAGCGCCAAGGCGGGGAAGAAATGGGCGGTGAAGGAGGTGACGAAGGCGAATTTTTCGGAGGCGGTGGAGGAGTTCAAGGACGACCTGGCCGGGTCGGACTTTGTGGCCGTGTCGCTGCAGAAAACGGGGTCGTTTTCGGCGGGATGGCACCGCGCGCTGCCGTTCGACACGAACGACACGGCGTATTTGAAGGCGAAGTACGCGGCGGAGCGTTTCCAGGTGCTTCAGTTCGCCGCCTGCCCTTTCAGTCTTAGAGCCTCCAAGCTCACCGCTCACCC ATATAACTTTATATTGTTCCCTAGAGATGAACTGAAGGTGGGGATGCCGTCTTATAGTTTTTCGGTTCAAACATCACATTTGACATACATGGCTCAAGAGGGTTTTGATTTTAATGCCTGCATATATGATG GTATATCGTACTTGTCTAAAGCACAAGAATCTGCAGCTAAAGTGCGGATAGGGAATCCGACGCCCGGAAACTATGTAGTAGATTCTTCCTTAACGCATACTGTTGCTGATACGATTTTTATTGAGAGAATTAAATCACGAGTTAAGCATTGGAAAAATGCGTGCAAGAAATCAGGCTCAAGGACAGATG ATGCTCTGCTGAGTTCCTTGAGAAAACTTGTGATGGGGACTGAAATTTATGGATCGAGACCATGCATGAATATAGATGTTTGCAGCGAGCGTCAAGTACAGCTTGCACTGGAG ATGCTAAAAGAGTTCAGTGATGAACTTGTTCCTTTAATAATCCCAGCAAATGGTGGAGGTACTCAGTCTGTTCGAGTTGTTTTGACAAGTTCTAAAGAGGACAAGGACTTGTTTGAG AGAGAGCTTCAAAACGTTGTGGAGGAACAAAACAAGAGGGTTCGTGGATTTCGAGAGGTGATCGATTTGATTTCTGCTTCACAGAAACCTGTTGTCTCCCACAATTCCCTTAATG ATTTCACGTTTATTCATTCAAAATTTCTCTCTCCCCTGCCGGCTAACGTAGATGAGTTCACAGGCTCCTTGAGCTTGGTTTTTCCCCACATACTTGATATCAACCATCTGATGAAGAATATTGGCCCTTTAAGGAAGGTGACCAATAGACCTGCAGCTATTTCCTACCTGAATAATCATTACTTTGCACCTATTGATTTGGAAACTTTACCTCAAG AAAATGAAGGGAAAATTCATAGGCATAATGTCGTGAAGATGTGTTATTTGTTTGCGAAGCTCTGCACCATTCTGAAAATTCCGGAGAATGCTAAGCTATCTAACAATCACCTATTAGCTCCAGCCCTTGACGTGTACACTAACATATCCAATCCCTTCTCTGACATTCCCCAGGAATCAATCAATGAGGATATCAGAATCTGGAGAAATAATATGAGAAAAATCAGCTGTGATAATTTGGTATTCTTATGGGGATTTAGAAGTGGGTTGACCGCTGGAATGCTGAAGAGCATGTTGCACAAGTCACATGATGTTTTCTCTGAAGACTTTGATGTTCGGTTAGTAGATAAGAGCTGTGCCATTGTTGTTTTCTGGCAACCTGGTTTATCGGGAACTTTCCTTGATGTTGTGAGTGACGAAGCCATCTGTGGATCATTGAGGGAGATGGTCTCAGAGGGCCTAAGAGCAACGAGTTATAGAACTTACAAGAGAGTCTGTAAGTTGGGCTTATGGGAGGCAGATTTAGCAGAGTCCTTGGACAAAGCTTTAGAAGATCCAGACTACAGTATGGAAGCTGATTCAACAACAAACGGCAGAGAAATTCTTTGGTCTACTGACTCTATGATTAATTTTGATGACCTCTAA
- the LOC133736578 gene encoding uncharacterized protein LOC133736578 yields the protein MGVESKLRLITYSEEIVDGQPIYVSSNGLPVKAVGKEPAGHSFHAVALKFRGWVEEVASADAPKAVDSKEQTSLPSFDSYSSSKGKKKSGGEGKQQDHYALLGLSHLRYLATEEQIRKSYRETALKYHPDKQASLLLAEESEAAKETKKDEIETHFKSIQEAYEVLIDPVKRRIYDSTDEFDDEIPTECAPQDFFKVFGPAFMRNGRWSVTQPIPFLGDENTSLKEVDEFYNFWYSFKSWREFPHEEEFDLEQAESRDHKRWMERQNAKLTEKARKEEYARIRTLVDNAYKRDPRIVKRKEAEKAEKQKKKQAKYLAKKLQEEEAARAAEEEKRRKEEEEKRAAEAASQQKKLREKEKKLLRKERSRLRTLSGPVISQRVLNLAEDDVESLCMSLNIEQLRNICDRMEGKEGVERAKVLRGAHGGDNNDVEGKKEEEKKTPQLNGSVVSNGTVLLSSYEKKEKPWSKEEIELLRKAIVKFPKGTSRRWEVVSDFIGTGRSVEEILKATKTVLLQKPDSSKAFDSFLEKRKPAPSIDSPLTTRVEVEGVSSTPQETENSADKSAKAEDKSGESSSGSAKEQSPNDPNAANGVSSSSEQDVWSAVQERALVQALKTFPKEASQRWERVAAAVPGKSVNQCKKKFSLLKESFRNKKSSA from the coding sequence ATGGGTGTCGAAAGCAAGCTTCGTTTGATCACGTATTCGGAAGAGATAGTAGATGGGCAACCGATCTATGTTTCTTCAAACGGTCTTCCTGTGAAGGCTGTGGGGAAAGAACCGGCTGGGCATTCTTTCCATGCGGTGGCTCTTAAGTTCCGTGGTTGGGTAGAGGAAGTTGCGAGTGCTGACGCGCCGAAGGCGGTTGACAGCAAGGAGCAGACTTCTCTGCCGTCGTTTGATTCGTATAGCAGCAGCAAAGGTAAAAAGAAGTCGGGTGGTGAAGGGAAACAACAGGATCACTATGCGTTGCTAGGTTTGAGTCATTTAAGGTATCTCGCCACTGAGGAGCAGATAAGGAAAAGCTACCGTGAGACTGCCTTGAAATATCATCCTGACAAGCAGGCTTCGCTTCTGCTTGCTGAGGAAAGTGAAGCTGCCAAAGAGACAAAGAAGGATGAGATAGAGACCCACTTCAAGTCCATTCAAGAAGCGTATGAGGTCTTAATTGATCCTGTGAAGAGAAGAATCTACGACTCCACTGATGAGTTTGATGATGAGATCCCCACTGAATGTGCCCCACAGGATTTTTTCAAGGTGTTTGGTCCTGCTTTTATgaggaatgggcggtggtcagTTACCCAACCAATCCCATTTTTAGGTGATGAGAATACTTCATTGAAGGAAGTAGATGAGTTTTATAACTTCTGGTACAGCTTCAAGAGCTGGAGAGAGTTCCCCCATGAGGAGGAGTTTGATCTTGAGCAAGCTGAATCTCGTGATCATAAGAGGTGGATGGAGAGGCAAAATGCAAAACTTACAGAAAAGGCTAGAAAGGAGGAGTATGCAAGGATACGTACTCTTGTTGACAATGCCTATAAAAGAGACCCTAGAATCGTGAAGAGAAAGGAAGCAGAGAAAGctgagaagcagaagaaaaagcAGGCCAAGTATTTGGCCAAGAAATTACAGGAGGAGGAAGCAGCCAGGGCAGCTGAAGAGGAGAAGCGACggaaagaggaggaggagaagcgaGCTGCAGAAGCAGCGTCACAGCAGAAGAAActaagagagaaagagaagaaactGTTGCGCAAGGAGCGGAGTCGTCTGCGAACACTTTCTGGGCCTGTTATATCGCAGCGTGTGCTCAATCTTGCTGAGGATGATGTGGAAAGCCTTTGTATGTCTCTTAATATTGAGCAGCTTAGGAATATATGTGACAGGATGGAGGGCAAAGAGGGGGTAGAGCGAGCAAAAGTTCTTAGAGGTGCACATGGTGGAGATAACAATGATGTAGagggaaagaaagaagaggagaagaaaactCCACAACTGAATGGTTCTGTGGTGAGTAATGGTACTGTTCTGTTAAGTAGCTATGAGAAGAAGGAGAAACCGTGGAGCAAAGAAGAGATTGAGCTTTTGAGAAAAGCAATTGTGAAATTTCCAAAAGGAACATCTCGAAGGTGGGAAGTTGTATCAGATTTCATTGGTACTGGAAGATCTGTGGAAGAAATTCTGAAGGCAACTAAAACAGTTCTCCTCCAGAAACCTGATTCTAGCAAAGCTTTTGATTCTTTTCTTGAAAAGAGGAAACCTGCACCATCTATTGACTCACCACTTACAACTAGAGTGGAAGTAGAAGGGGTATCATCAACTCCTCAGGAAACTGAAAACAGTGCTGACAAGAGTGCCAAGGCAGAAGATAAGTCTGGAGAGTCGTCAAGTGGAAGTGCAAAAGAGCAGAGTCCTAATGATCCAAATGCTGCAAATGGAGTATCCTCGAGTTCAGAGCAAGATGTGTGGTCAGCTGTACAAGAAAGGGCACTAGTTCAGGCCCTGAAAACCTTTCCAAAGGAAGCCAGTCAGCGGTGGGAGAGAGTTGCCGCTGCTGTTCCTGGGAAAAGTGTGAACCAATGCAAGAAGAAGTTTTCATTGCTGAAGGAGAGCTTCAGAAACAAGAAGAGCTCTGCATAA